TTGGAACAAGAACGTGATCATGCTGTCGAACAACGTTGGTTTCAACACCGTGCTGAATTAGCGGATCTTCCCAATCAATTTCCACTACCAGAAATTGATATGACTGGCGCACCAGAAGAAATTAAAGAACGTCAGCAAAGAGTAGAACGACTGCGGGTACAGTGGGTACAACAGAAAAAAGCTGAATTAGAGGAAATTGTCTCACAAGATGTGAAAATGATCGCTCACCGTTATACTACTTTGATTCAGCAATCTGAAGAGGATATTGTTGCTGCCCAAAAGCGGTTTAACGAGGCAGATAGTAACTGGAGGCAAGAAAATCAGGATTTTGCGGACGATTTAGGCAATGCTGTCTGAAGTTCAAGAAACCGGGCTTTTCGAGCAAAATTCTGGTTTTGTGGGGAAGTTGAGCACCAAAAACCCCGTTTCTAGCCCTGGTAAAACTTCTTAGTTAAGAAAATCGGCATTGGATGAGGTGGGGGGTGCTTTCTGGGTATAATCGAGAGCATCCCTGTTGCTGCTTTAATTCACGCCCTTATGGATGATGCGTCGTTATGCCAATTAATTCGAGAAGCCTTGCACGATCCTAACAAGGCAAAGGCATTAGCATTAATGATCGACCAATTACCAGTTATCAAGGCATATCTCGGTAAAGGTTGGCTACCTTATTATGATGAAGCTGTGCCAATGACAGAAAGGGACGTTGAGCGCAACATTAAACGATTTCCTAAAATGTATCGTTTAAATTTAGAAACTGTCAACTGTCAAAATGCTTCTGAGGCTGCTAATGTTCGGAAACACTTTATAAACTGGGTAGTGATGATTCTCAAACGGGATTGCCATGATGTAAGCAGGCGTGCAAATCGACAAATTATTATTAGCATAAACACTCCTATAGGAGAAGATGGTTCAACACTTGAGAAAACGATAGATAGCAGTGAAACTCTGAATCCCAACGATACTCCACGTCTTAGTGGTTTAGATAAAATGATTGCTGAAGAGGATTTCCTAAAAAATCAAGAACAGTTAGCATTAATGGTTCGTTTGCTAGATAAAAATTTATCAAACTGCTATCCAGATGGATATTCCAAAGCAAATTGTTATGAATTATTCAAAAGAAGGGTATTAAAAAAACCGCCTCAACAATGGAGGGATATTGCTGAAGAGTTGCAAATTAGTTTGGGAACAGTAACTTCTCACTGGCATAGAAAATGTAAGCCAATGTTACCCAATATAGAATAAAACCTATAAAACTTAAGGAGAAAAAATGAAAAATATAGACAACTTTTATGTAACCATTCAGCTAACAAAAAAAGCACATGAAGATGCCCAAAAGTTTGCATCTAAACAAGCAAATAGTCAGAAAGTGAAACAAGTCTATCTGAACACCTTAGCTGTCTATGCTGTTTATGATTTTTTAGAATGGCTGAAAATTCAAACTGATTTGAATGCAGGAGACAGTTGGAATTCACTGATCCGCTCTTTCCACAACGTAGCAGATTTAGTAATTCCGAATTTAGGTAAACTCGAATGTCGTCCGGTTTTACCTGGAGAAACAGTTATTTCTTTACCTCCAGAAGTATCTGAGGATAGAATTGCTTATGTTGGAGTTCAATTTCAGGAACAATTAAACGAGGTAGAATTGTTGGGATTTTACCCCACAATAGATCCGCAGGCACCACTGGAAGAAATAAAAATTGCTAATCTTCAGCCGATAGAAACTTTAATTGATTACCTTGATCGCCTGGAATCAGCAAAAGATTTATTGGAGAGTAATGAAGAGGTAGCAAGAAAAGTTAGAGAAAAATTAGCAGAGCGATCGATTTCTGAAATTGCTGCTCAACTAGAGCGAATCTATCGCACTTGCGATAAATATGAACGGCGATATGCTGGGGGTGACTTTTTAGCAAGTTTTACAACTCCACAACAGGTTTCTCAGGGAGTTGCTGCATTTGTAGATAGAGAAGGATTTAATTTAGGAGAGTTAGAAGAGTTTCAAGATTTAGCTGAACGGTTGTTTGAAAAATTAGATGAAATTTGGGGGAATGAAGAAGCAGAAGAATCGTTTCAAACAGAAGCAACTATTGGCATTAAAGCTAAAACAACCACGATTGCAACACAGCCAGGAATTATAAATTTAAGCCGATGGTTAGAAAATATTGATGCTATTTTTGAGGATGGTTGGCGAAAGCTAGAAGATTTTATCAATACTCTAGAGGGCAATCAAATATTCAGATATGCTAGCGCTCCTCGTTCTCGGAGCAGTGTAACGGAAGAACCCTCAATCAGTGCGTCTAGAGTTGAAGAGATAGCATTGCTAGAACAGCGTATGGCTTTGCTTTTTAGCTGTCAATTAGAGAGCAGCCAAACGAGAGATATTCTTCTAAGGCTATATCCATTAGGCGAAGATAATACCTATTTACCAGCAGGCGTGCAATTGACTGTATTGGATGAAACAGGAGATATTTTTCTAGAAGCTACTGCTCGCAGTGCTGATAATTGGATTCAATTAGAATTCCGGGGTGAAGCAGGAGAGAGATTCAGTATCAAAATAGCACTTGGAAATGACAGTGCAACTTATAGTTTTGTTATTTAGTTTACAACGGGTTTACTAGAAAGGTTTGCTATGAGCAAATTAATCGTTTTAGGCATTGGTAACGGTGATTTCGAGCAAGGATTTCAAAGTGTTACTTTCCAAATTTTGGATGAGGGGGGTGTCTTAACAACACAATTGAGAGGAAGTTTACCTGCTGCACCTGAAATCCCGCGACTTTATACCCAATGGCAATCAGAATGTAACATGATTGAAACACGGTTTCGTTTGATGCCTAAAACGAACGTTACTCAACATTTATCAGAATCTGACCTAGAAGATGTGGTAAACACTTTGGCGGCTCGGTTTAATCAATGGTTAAGAGCAGAAACTTTTCTTTCTATTAGAAATAAGTTATTTAAAATAAATCCTTCAGAAGAAGCATTATTTATAATAGAAACTGAAGAGGAAAAACTACAACGCTTACCTTGGCATTTATGGGAATTTTTTGAGAGATACCCAAAAGTAGAAATAGCTTTTAGCGCTCCTCAGTTTGATCGCCCAAGTACAAACCTGTTTAGTTCCAGAACTCAAGGACGGCTTCTGGCGATTTTGGGTGATAGTAAAGGAATTGATTTGGAAGAAGATCG
The sequence above is a segment of the Planktothrix tepida PCC 9214 genome. Coding sequences within it:
- a CDS encoding DUF1822 family protein; translated protein: MKNIDNFYVTIQLTKKAHEDAQKFASKQANSQKVKQVYLNTLAVYAVYDFLEWLKIQTDLNAGDSWNSLIRSFHNVADLVIPNLGKLECRPVLPGETVISLPPEVSEDRIAYVGVQFQEQLNEVELLGFYPTIDPQAPLEEIKIANLQPIETLIDYLDRLESAKDLLESNEEVARKVREKLAERSISEIAAQLERIYRTCDKYERRYAGGDFLASFTTPQQVSQGVAAFVDREGFNLGELEEFQDLAERLFEKLDEIWGNEEAEESFQTEATIGIKAKTTTIATQPGIINLSRWLENIDAIFEDGWRKLEDFINTLEGNQIFRYASAPRSRSSVTEEPSISASRVEEIALLEQRMALLFSCQLESSQTRDILLRLYPLGEDNTYLPAGVQLTVLDETGDIFLEATARSADNWIQLEFRGEAGERFSIKIALGNDSATYSFVI
- a CDS encoding sigma-70 family RNA polymerase sigma factor: MDDASLCQLIREALHDPNKAKALALMIDQLPVIKAYLGKGWLPYYDEAVPMTERDVERNIKRFPKMYRLNLETVNCQNASEAANVRKHFINWVVMILKRDCHDVSRRANRQIIISINTPIGEDGSTLEKTIDSSETLNPNDTPRLSGLDKMIAEEDFLKNQEQLALMVRLLDKNLSNCYPDGYSKANCYELFKRRVLKKPPQQWRDIAEELQISLGTVTSHWHRKCKPMLPNIE